From a single Raphanus sativus cultivar WK10039 chromosome 3, ASM80110v3, whole genome shotgun sequence genomic region:
- the LOC108845279 gene encoding putative B3 domain-containing protein At4g03170 produces MVTANLVSEEDVAALTLVEYSKAPRKIFKEVTRSLTPEEEKEAEHEVVLALIQLSQTDPIQRSKRVKTDKSQPEEVKVADQAKKLKKRQPMKKDDSEETLTLLLDWNKTKPAKPPFLDDLVGDVCSEPIRKQLMGSDVKEDQRRLMLGKAQVEKMVQQVMGKSKKVGTKGLEVSVYGPDGKVGKMKFKMWGVNTPVLMGIGWKDFVNEYDLRKHCDFVTIWMFRHRNSDEICFAIDKTRHHSITRQLRKRISEAVFKNTK; encoded by the coding sequence atggtgaCAGCAAACCTAGTGTCAGAAGAAGATGTGGCTGCGCTGACATTAGTAGAGTATAGCAAAGCTCCTAGAAAAATATTCAAGGAGGTAACCAGAAGTTTAACaccagaagaagagaaagaagctGAGCATGAGGTTGTGTTGGCACTGATACAGCTAAGCCAAACTGATCCAATACAACGCAGCAAGAGGGTGAAAACTGATAAAAGTCAGCCTGAAGAGGTGAAAGTTGCTGATCAAGctaagaagctgaagaagaggCAACCAATGAAGAAAGATGATTCTGAAGAAACCTTAACTCTTCTGCTAGACtggaacaaaactaaaccagcAAAGCCTCCCTTTCTCGATGACTTGGTAGGGGACGTTTGCAGCGAACCAATAAGGAAGCAGTTGATGGGAAGCGACGTGAAGGAAGATCAACGCAGGCTCATGTTAGGGAAGGCGCAAGTGGAGAAGATGGTGCAGCAAGTTATGGGAAAGTCAAAAAAAGTTGGGACCAAAGGGCTTGAGGTTTCAGTATACGGACCAGACGGGAAGGTTGGCAAGATGAAGTTCAAGATGTGGGGTGTGAACACGCCTGTGTTAATGGGTATTGGATGGAAGGATTTTGTGAATGAATATGACCTCCGTAAGCATTGTGATTTTGTCACCATATGGATGTTTAGGCATAGAAACAGTGATGAGATATGCTTCGCTATTGACAAGACTAGGCATCATAGTATAACTAGACAGCTGAGAAAGAGGATCTCGGAAGCTGTCTTCAAGAATACAAAATAG